A window of Proteus columbae contains these coding sequences:
- a CDS encoding anion permease yields the protein MNKLTPLRPIPTLIAVSITLIIWFLVPVPQGVDPNAWHLLALFVGTIAAIIGKALPIGAVSIIAIALVAVTGVTNPNSTKAAIGDALSGFSNDLIWLIGISIMVSMSLNKTGLGARIGYYFISLFGKRTIGIAYSLAIAETILAPVTPSNTARGGGIIHPIMRSISDSFNSKAEDGTSSKIGRYLSLVNYNINPITSAMFITATAPNPLIVSLIISETDPTHELSWSMWAIAAFVPAIVSLILMPIVIYLFYKPEITRTPNAPHFAKERLAQLGPISLPEKITLAVFALLLIMWAGVPALLFGDGFSVNATTAAFIGLSILLCTGVLNWDDILKNKGAWDTVVWFSALVMMASFLGKLGLIKWLSLSVGASIDSMGISWVSGMILLVLIYVYSHYFFASTTAHITAMFAAFYAAGLALGAPPMLLGLILAFSSSLMMSLTHYGTGTAPIIFGSGYATLGEWWKTGFVMSVVNLIVWITLGSMWWKVLGYW from the coding sequence ATGAATAAATTAACTCCATTACGACCTATACCTACATTAATCGCCGTTTCTATTACCCTTATTATCTGGTTTCTTGTTCCTGTACCACAAGGTGTTGATCCCAATGCTTGGCATTTATTAGCACTCTTTGTAGGTACTATCGCCGCCATTATTGGTAAAGCACTTCCTATCGGTGCTGTATCTATTATTGCTATCGCATTAGTCGCTGTTACAGGTGTCACTAATCCTAATTCAACCAAAGCCGCTATCGGTGATGCATTAAGTGGATTTTCCAATGATCTTATCTGGTTAATTGGTATTTCCATTATGGTATCAATGAGTCTAAATAAAACGGGACTCGGCGCTAGAATTGGTTATTATTTTATTTCACTTTTTGGTAAAAGAACCATTGGAATAGCCTATTCATTAGCAATTGCAGAAACAATCTTAGCTCCTGTAACACCAAGTAATACCGCACGAGGGGGTGGGATTATTCACCCCATTATGCGATCAATTTCAGATAGTTTTAACTCTAAAGCGGAAGATGGTACAAGTAGTAAAATAGGCCGTTACCTCTCTTTAGTGAACTACAATATAAATCCTATTACTTCTGCTATGTTTATTACGGCAACAGCTCCTAACCCGCTAATTGTCAGTTTAATTATTAGTGAAACAGATCCTACACATGAGCTTAGTTGGTCTATGTGGGCAATTGCGGCTTTTGTGCCAGCTATCGTTTCATTAATTTTAATGCCTATTGTTATTTATCTATTTTATAAACCTGAAATAACCCGCACTCCAAATGCACCTCATTTTGCCAAAGAGCGTTTAGCGCAATTAGGCCCTATTTCATTACCTGAAAAAATAACTCTTGCCGTCTTCGCCTTGTTATTAATCATGTGGGCTGGTGTCCCAGCATTATTATTTGGTGATGGATTTAGCGTTAATGCAACAACAGCAGCCTTTATTGGTTTGTCGATTTTATTATGTACTGGCGTTTTAAATTGGGATGATATTTTAAAAAACAAAGGTGCATGGGATACAGTAGTTTGGTTCTCTGCATTAGTAATGATGGCATCCTTCTTAGGAAAATTAGGATTAATTAAATGGTTGTCACTCAGTGTAGGGGCAAGTATTGATAGCATGGGCATTAGTTGGGTCAGTGGCATGATATTACTGGTACTAATTTATGTTTATTCTCATTATTTCTTTGCTAGTACTACTGCTCATATTACCGCAATGTTCGCCGCTTTTTATGCCGCAGGTTTAGCCCTTGGCGCACCACCAATGTTATTAGGGCTTATTTTGGCATTCTCATCTTCATTAATGATGTCACTCACTCATTACGGCACAGGCACCGCCCCCATTATTTTCGGTTCTGGCTACGCCACATTAGGTGAATGGTGGAAAACGGGATTTGTGATGAGTGTGGTTAACCTTATCGTTTGGATAACCCTTGGTAGCATGTGGTGGAAGGTGTTGGGATATTGGTAG
- a CDS encoding acyl-CoA synthetase FdrA, with protein sequence MIHAFIKKGSFQDSVSLMIISRKLSEAPEVEEISVMMGTPANKSLLDVTGFWHDMFNEATPNDICVSIKAESDDPSIIDMISTALEEALAEIASGQKGGNKLTTVRSWRTAKQKSTNANMLLISIAGEYAAELADTGLEDGCNVMLFSDNVSIADEKALKEKAAAKGLIVMGPDCGTANIAGAPLAFANIAPKGSIGIVGASGTGIQEITSQIVLQRQGISHSIGLGGRDLTEQIGGISAITAINMLAADPNTRVIAFVSKPPAPAVRQKIIAEMKRHNKPIVAQFLGTKPEKFQDDNIYFTRTLDETARIAAELARVEDIAAELPKVAGKKIIGLYAGGTLAAECAMLLSEKLNVEVDNEHKQGTMLDADGHKIIDMGDDFYTQGKPHPMIDPSTRNKFISELSNKTEAGVLLVDFVIGYGATQDPAGALIQEIKKLNEKRDEANPLITIATITGTEDDPQNRSEQQKQLKEAGIIVMDTLPEAVLLAKELIQPHPAEAHAEVSPLLNGISVINAGLRSFADDLQSSGTPVVHYQWAPVAGGNKKLAEILKKLK encoded by the coding sequence ATGATCCATGCTTTTATTAAAAAAGGGAGCTTTCAGGATTCAGTAAGCCTGATGATTATTTCCCGAAAATTAAGTGAAGCCCCAGAGGTGGAAGAAATTTCCGTCATGATGGGAACACCAGCGAATAAATCTCTTCTCGATGTCACCGGTTTCTGGCACGACATGTTTAACGAAGCCACACCGAATGACATTTGTGTTTCGATTAAAGCGGAATCAGACGATCCTTCCATTATCGATATGATTTCTACGGCATTAGAGGAAGCACTGGCAGAGATAGCCAGTGGTCAAAAAGGTGGTAACAAATTAACAACAGTGCGTAGCTGGCGTACCGCTAAACAAAAAAGCACGAATGCCAATATGTTACTTATCTCTATTGCGGGTGAATATGCGGCTGAATTAGCTGATACCGGTTTAGAAGATGGCTGTAACGTTATGCTGTTCTCTGACAACGTTTCTATCGCAGATGAAAAAGCATTAAAAGAAAAAGCAGCTGCAAAAGGTCTGATTGTGATGGGGCCTGACTGTGGTACTGCGAATATTGCGGGAGCTCCTCTTGCTTTCGCGAATATTGCTCCTAAAGGTTCAATCGGTATTGTGGGCGCATCAGGTACTGGTATTCAAGAAATCACCTCACAGATTGTTTTACAGCGCCAAGGTATTTCTCACTCCATTGGTTTAGGTGGTCGTGATTTAACTGAGCAAATTGGTGGCATCAGTGCAATAACAGCTATCAATATGCTGGCTGCTGATCCTAACACTCGAGTTATTGCTTTTGTTTCTAAGCCACCAGCGCCAGCTGTTCGCCAAAAAATCATTGCTGAAATGAAACGCCATAACAAACCGATTGTGGCTCAATTCTTAGGAACAAAACCTGAGAAATTCCAAGACGACAATATCTATTTCACTCGCACTTTAGATGAAACTGCACGTATTGCGGCTGAATTAGCTCGTGTTGAAGATATTGCCGCGGAATTACCAAAAGTAGCGGGTAAGAAAATCATTGGTCTTTATGCTGGTGGTACGTTAGCGGCTGAGTGCGCCATGTTGTTATCTGAGAAACTCAATGTTGAAGTCGATAACGAACATAAACAAGGCACGATGCTAGATGCTGATGGCCACAAAATTATCGATATGGGTGATGACTTCTATACACAGGGTAAACCACACCCAATGATTGACCCATCTACACGTAACAAATTTATCAGTGAGCTAAGCAATAAAACCGAAGCTGGCGTGTTACTGGTTGATTTTGTTATTGGTTATGGCGCAACTCAAGATCCAGCTGGCGCGTTAATTCAGGAAATCAAAAAACTGAATGAGAAACGTGACGAAGCAAATCCATTGATCACTATCGCAACTATTACGGGTACTGAAGACGATCCACAAAACCGTAGCGAACAGCAAAAACAGCTAAAAGAAGCGGGCATTATTGTGATGGATACGTTGCCAGAAGCCGTTTTATTGGCCAAAGAATTAATCCAGCCTCATCCAGCAGAAGCACATGCTGAAGTGTCGCCACTGCTTAACGGGATCTCTGTGATCAACGCAGGATTACGTAGCTTCGCAGACGATCTGCAATCAAGTGGCACCCCCGTTGTTCATTATCAGTGGGCACCTGTCGCAGGTGGCAATAAAAAACTGGCTGAAATATTAAAGAAATTGAAATAA
- a CDS encoding carbamate kinase: MKTIVIALGGNALLQRGEVLSAENQYKNIELMSETINKLAKEYRVVLVHGNGPQVGLLALQNLAYQDVPAYPLDILVAESQGMIGYMMMQKINQNHPEQAITTVMTRVSVDINDEAFNDPSKFIGPIYDEAAKEELIAKYQWTFKQDGKYYRRVVPSPTPKKIIDIEAVRLLLDKGHIVICGGGGGIPVNNSNNEFIGSEAVIDKDLTAALISRELNAEHFVILTEADAIYKNWGTPEQAAIREATPEELAPMAVADGAMGPKIMAVSDFVNATGQQAHIGALQNIQQVIEGQSGTLIYQS, encoded by the coding sequence ATGAAAACAATTGTTATTGCTTTAGGCGGAAATGCATTATTGCAACGCGGGGAAGTTTTGTCTGCTGAAAATCAATATAAAAATATTGAATTGATGTCAGAGACAATTAATAAATTAGCTAAAGAGTATCGTGTTGTATTAGTACACGGTAATGGGCCTCAAGTTGGATTACTTGCACTTCAAAACCTTGCATATCAAGACGTTCCTGCATATCCATTGGATATCTTAGTCGCAGAAAGCCAAGGTATGATTGGTTATATGATGATGCAGAAAATTAATCAAAATCATCCTGAACAAGCTATTACAACGGTAATGACTCGAGTTTCCGTTGATATTAATGATGAAGCATTTAACGATCCAAGTAAATTTATCGGCCCTATTTATGATGAAGCTGCTAAAGAAGAGTTAATTGCGAAGTATCAATGGACATTTAAACAAGACGGTAAATATTATCGTCGTGTTGTGCCATCACCAACACCGAAAAAGATTATTGATATCGAAGCAGTAAGACTTTTATTAGATAAAGGTCATATTGTTATTTGTGGCGGCGGTGGCGGTATTCCAGTCAACAATTCAAATAATGAATTTATTGGTAGTGAAGCTGTTATTGATAAAGATTTAACTGCGGCTTTAATTTCTCGTGAATTAAATGCAGAGCACTTTGTTATTTTAACAGAGGCAGATGCTATTTATAAAAATTGGGGTACACCAGAACAAGCTGCAATTCGTGAAGCAACACCAGAAGAACTTGCACCAATGGCTGTCGCTGATGGCGCAATGGGACCAAAAATCATGGCAGTGAGTGATTTTGTTAATGCAACAGGGCAACAAGCTCATATTGGTGCATTACAAAATATTCAACAAGTTATTGAAGGTCAGTCTGGCACTTTAATTTATCAGTCTTAA
- a CDS encoding YceI family protein, with product MKFILPAVLSSLLLVPTVQANEYKLEPTHTKAMFYIDHFGTSTNSGGFYEIEGDLTYSPEKNIGKINVSIPVKTLNTGLKAFDNHVKSADILDADKYPTIQFSSTQWHFSNNKPTSIDGLLTMKGKTLPIHLTATKFNCYENPVFNAPVCGGDFETTIKRSDWGVDFLVKEGMADNMTLKIQVEAIKQ from the coding sequence ATGAAATTTATTTTACCTGCCGTATTATCCTCATTATTACTTGTGCCGACAGTGCAAGCAAATGAATATAAACTTGAGCCGACACACACTAAGGCTATGTTTTATATTGATCACTTTGGTACTTCGACAAATAGTGGTGGTTTTTATGAGATTGAAGGGGATTTAACTTATTCACCAGAAAAGAATATAGGAAAAATAAATGTTTCTATTCCAGTTAAAACATTAAATACGGGATTAAAGGCATTTGATAATCATGTGAAAAGTGCCGATATTTTAGATGCAGATAAATACCCAACAATTCAGTTTTCTTCAACACAATGGCATTTTTCTAATAATAAGCCTACATCTATTGATGGGTTATTAACAATGAAAGGGAAAACACTGCCAATTCATTTAACAGCAACTAAATTTAATTGTTATGAAAACCCTGTATTTAATGCACCTGTTTGTGGGGGAGATTTTGAAACAACCATTAAACGTTCAGATTGGGGCGTAGACTTTTTAGTCAAAGAAGGGATGGCGGATAATATGACATTAAAAATTCAAGTTGAAGCTATTAAGCAGTAA
- a CDS encoding LysR substrate-binding domain-containing protein — protein MKYDLNDLYYFVKVVEFGGFSQAAETLGIPKSKLSRRIADLEQKLNVSLIYRSTRQFHVTKIGQTFYQQCKNVVAEAEIAEEIIYSVQGHPHGTIKLSCPVALLQIYIQDILVDFMEKYPDINIQILAINRPVDVISEGLDLALRVRALPLDDSGLTMKILGYSRRVLVASPLLFEGQELPDSPEQLADYPILANSEHSQQYTLTLTHENGTVSTQHVMPKLATTDVITLYKATLKGLGIARLPLSVVEKELQDGTLIEVLPNWRFPKDVIHAVYPSRKGLLPAIQVLLEYLADNMSPLKE, from the coding sequence ATGAAGTACGATTTAAATGATCTCTACTATTTTGTGAAAGTCGTTGAGTTTGGCGGTTTTTCTCAAGCGGCAGAAACATTAGGTATACCTAAATCTAAACTAAGTCGTCGTATCGCTGATTTGGAACAGAAACTCAATGTCTCTTTGATTTATCGCTCTACACGTCAATTTCATGTCACTAAAATCGGGCAGACATTTTATCAGCAGTGTAAAAATGTGGTTGCAGAAGCTGAAATAGCGGAAGAAATTATTTATTCGGTACAAGGGCACCCACATGGCACCATTAAACTCTCGTGTCCTGTCGCATTATTACAAATTTATATTCAAGATATTTTGGTCGATTTTATGGAAAAATATCCAGATATTAATATTCAGATCTTAGCCATTAATCGACCTGTTGATGTAATTAGTGAAGGCCTAGATTTAGCTTTACGAGTAAGAGCATTACCGCTAGATGATTCAGGTTTAACAATGAAAATTCTAGGCTATTCTCGACGTGTTCTAGTTGCCAGTCCCCTGTTATTTGAAGGGCAAGAGCTTCCTGATTCACCAGAACAACTTGCAGATTATCCTATTTTGGCAAATAGCGAACACTCACAACAATACACACTTACGTTGACTCATGAAAATGGTACGGTTTCCACACAACACGTAATGCCGAAATTAGCGACAACAGATGTTATTACGCTTTATAAAGCAACATTAAAAGGATTAGGAATAGCGCGATTACCACTGAGTGTGGTTGAAAAAGAATTACAAGACGGCACGCTAATTGAAGTGTTGCCAAATTGGCGTTTTCCTAAAGATGTTATTCATGCAGTTTATCCGTCAAGAAAAGGGTTATTACCTGCTATTCAGGTGTTACTGGAATACCTTGCTGATAATATGTCTCCATTGAAAGAGTAG
- a CDS encoding hydrolase, giving the protein MSTPANFNGQRPVINPEDAVMLLIDHQSGLFQTVGDMPMTELRARASVLAKMATLANMPVITTASVPQGPNGPLIPEIHQNAPHAKYIARKGEINAWDNPEFVEAVKATGKKQLIIAGTITSVCMAFPAISAVAEGYQVFAVIDASGTYSKMAEEITLARIVQAGVVPMDTAAVASEIQKTWNRADAAEWAQAYTQIFPAYQLLIESYSKAQDVLKNNEVLDSQR; this is encoded by the coding sequence ATGAGCACTCCAGCAAATTTTAATGGTCAACGCCCTGTAATTAATCCAGAAGATGCTGTTATGTTATTAATTGATCACCAAAGTGGTTTATTTCAAACCGTAGGTGATATGCCAATGACTGAATTACGAGCACGCGCTTCAGTATTAGCGAAAATGGCAACATTAGCTAATATGCCTGTTATTACAACCGCTTCTGTACCACAAGGTCCTAATGGTCCATTAATTCCTGAAATTCATCAAAATGCACCTCATGCAAAATATATTGCACGTAAAGGTGAAATTAACGCTTGGGATAATCCTGAGTTTGTTGAAGCTGTTAAAGCAACAGGTAAAAAGCAATTAATTATCGCGGGTACTATTACGAGTGTTTGTATGGCATTCCCTGCAATTAGTGCGGTTGCTGAAGGTTATCAAGTCTTTGCAGTGATTGATGCATCAGGTACTTACAGTAAAATGGCTGAAGAAATTACCTTAGCTCGTATTGTTCAGGCGGGTGTAGTACCGATGGATACCGCAGCGGTTGCTTCTGAAATTCAAAAAACATGGAACCGTGCTGATGCCGCTGAATGGGCGCAAGCGTATACTCAGATTTTCCCTGCTTACCAGTTATTAATTGAAAGTTATAGCAAAGCTCAAGACGTATTAAAAAATAACGAAGTTTTAGATTCTCAGCGTTAA
- a CDS encoding DUF2877 domain-containing protein: MQIQALQTSQHITDFEGEIKCVGIYDHALNFICPQQRLMTFHREGKGLSPMGWLLKQDDFDYFAKQCHPSIVMSLKNHQATLANKLTLIAGQSENLRLQDKANLDLRWLESFFSLLSPSIATGLYGSLKNYRQIAQLSEIKLLAKLFHNQLLGNAVNWAIFTGKGPGLTPSSDDMLVGMLFAHYLAEPENKLNNFFNNTPPLSELTTIVSKHYLEYATQGIFSTYLIQLGKKIKNKEIIFKDMLEILSIGHHSGADTLLGLWIGYQTKKQQQHID; encoded by the coding sequence ATGCAAATTCAAGCACTTCAAACCAGCCAGCATATCACTGACTTTGAAGGTGAGATTAAATGTGTGGGCATTTATGACCATGCTTTGAATTTCATTTGCCCTCAACAACGCTTAATGACTTTTCATCGTGAAGGAAAAGGATTAAGCCCGATGGGATGGTTACTAAAACAAGATGATTTTGATTATTTTGCCAAACAGTGCCATCCCTCGATTGTGATGAGTCTTAAAAATCATCAAGCGACACTCGCAAATAAACTCACATTGATCGCAGGTCAAAGTGAGAATTTACGCTTACAAGATAAAGCGAATTTAGATTTACGTTGGTTAGAAAGTTTTTTTTCTCTGTTATCTCCCTCGATTGCAACGGGGTTATACGGCTCATTGAAAAATTACCGTCAAATCGCGCAACTCAGTGAAATAAAGTTATTAGCTAAGCTGTTTCATAATCAGCTATTAGGCAATGCTGTTAACTGGGCTATTTTTACAGGGAAAGGCCCCGGATTAACACCAAGTTCAGATGATATGCTGGTGGGTATGCTATTTGCACATTATTTAGCAGAGCCAGAAAATAAACTTAATAATTTTTTTAATAACACACCGCCTTTATCTGAATTAACCACCATTGTCAGTAAGCATTATTTGGAATATGCCACACAGGGAATATTTTCTACCTATCTCATTCAACTAGGTAAAAAAATAAAGAATAAAGAGATTATTTTTAAGGATATGTTGGAAATACTCTCTATTGGTCATCATTCTGGTGCAGATACATTACTGGGCTTATGGATTGGTTACCAAACTAAAAAACAACAACAGCATATTGATTAA
- a CDS encoding MFS transporter: protein MNDAQVNEKGKVPYWVKLTIIFFFGWIALYGSRAIVGPLMVNIGAEFDLSKAQLGSIMSIFFIGYTALNIPSGMIGDYLGKKKVLVTGVVLFGGFTIIAGMMPTYVTFMFAWVMVGIFQGFYYGPQYGLSSEAIPKHRITLGSAIINSGMAFGLSIGYYISSISVGEMGMSWRAPFYIIGVPIIIIGLVMLWIIKDKPKAQPAAENGAAKQKVKLTFKDLFGNRNINLAYVTIFCSIYGFFVLVTWLPYYLETERGITGTQISTIASLMPWFAIPGSLIFSWVSDKIGRRKPVLLIMLPLSLVAILAVPMSESMPVLIGALILYGIVGKISTNPVLVAVVADNSPRHALGTSFGVYNCIGMLGSVFAPTLTGFLSDKTGSMDSGFYFAAILICIGIVASLFIKESNNNNEEAKA, encoded by the coding sequence ATGAACGATGCACAAGTGAATGAGAAAGGCAAAGTCCCTTATTGGGTTAAACTGACCATTATCTTCTTCTTTGGTTGGATTGCGCTGTATGGTAGCCGTGCTATTGTTGGTCCTTTAATGGTAAATATTGGTGCTGAGTTTGATCTGTCTAAAGCTCAACTTGGCTCCATCATGAGTATTTTCTTTATCGGATATACTGCACTAAATATTCCATCAGGCATGATTGGTGACTATTTAGGTAAGAAAAAAGTATTAGTAACAGGTGTTGTTCTCTTCGGTGGATTCACCATTATTGCGGGTATGATGCCAACTTACGTGACCTTTATGTTTGCATGGGTCATGGTGGGGATATTCCAAGGTTTCTATTATGGCCCTCAGTATGGTCTATCCTCAGAAGCGATACCAAAACATCGTATTACATTAGGTAGTGCGATTATCAATAGTGGTATGGCATTTGGTTTGTCTATTGGTTACTACATCTCAAGTATTTCTGTTGGTGAGATGGGAATGAGCTGGCGTGCTCCGTTCTATATCATTGGTGTGCCAATTATTATTATTGGTTTGGTTATGTTATGGATCATCAAAGATAAGCCAAAAGCACAACCTGCGGCAGAAAATGGCGCAGCCAAACAAAAAGTTAAACTGACATTTAAAGATTTATTTGGTAATCGCAATATCAACCTTGCGTATGTCACCATCTTCTGTTCAATCTATGGTTTCTTTGTCTTAGTAACTTGGTTACCGTATTACTTAGAAACTGAGCGTGGAATTACTGGGACACAAATTTCAACTATCGCATCATTAATGCCGTGGTTTGCTATTCCTGGTTCACTTATTTTTAGCTGGGTTTCAGATAAAATTGGTCGCCGTAAACCTGTGTTACTGATCATGTTACCGCTGTCATTAGTCGCTATTCTTGCTGTGCCAATGTCAGAATCAATGCCTGTGTTAATTGGTGCTCTGATCCTTTACGGTATTGTTGGTAAAATCAGTACAAACCCAGTACTTGTTGCTGTAGTTGCTGATAACTCACCCCGACATGCACTAGGTACATCATTTGGTGTTTATAACTGTATCGGTATGCTGGGTTCTGTTTTTGCACCAACATTAACCGGTTTCCTATCAGACAAAACAGGTAGCATGGACTCAGGTTTCTACTTTGCAGCTATTCTGATTTGTATCGGTATTGTGGCAAGCCTCTTTATTAAAGAAAGCAACAACAATAATGAAGAAGCAAAAGCGTAG
- a CDS encoding DUF1116 domain-containing protein: MYSTIEQANEAVIERIREARPHWCDVSLAKEVVPALETGKKLLHAGPPVTWGEMSGPVRGACIGASLFEGWAETEEQALAMLEAGEIEFIPCHNVNAVGPMGGITSAHMPMLVIKNHIHGNYAYCNMNEGIGKVMRFGAYGPDVQERLHWMQNSLAPVLKAAIATFENGIDLTAIMGQAITMGDEFHQRNIAASALLLRQLAPVLGTLDFEEAEITKVTKFLSITDQFFLNLAMAYCKAAMDAGAQIKQGTIVTVMTRNGSNFGIKISGMGDQWFTAPVNTPQGLFFSGFSQADANPDIGDSAITETFGIGGAAMVAAPGVTRFVGASGGMDAAREVTEEMAEIYLARNMMLQIPTWDFQGACLGLDARRVVETGITPLINTGIAHKEPGVGQIGAGTVRAPLGCFEKAIVALAEELGIDA; this comes from the coding sequence ATGTACTCAACTATCGAACAAGCGAATGAAGCAGTTATCGAACGTATCCGTGAAGCCCGTCCTCACTGGTGTGATGTTAGCTTAGCAAAAGAAGTTGTTCCTGCTTTAGAGACAGGTAAAAAATTACTTCACGCAGGTCCACCAGTAACTTGGGGGGAAATGAGTGGCCCTGTTCGCGGTGCATGTATCGGTGCTTCTTTATTTGAAGGTTGGGCAGAAACTGAAGAACAAGCATTGGCAATGTTAGAAGCCGGCGAAATTGAGTTTATTCCTTGCCATAACGTGAATGCAGTAGGCCCAATGGGCGGTATTACTTCTGCTCATATGCCAATGCTGGTTATCAAAAACCACATTCATGGTAACTACGCTTACTGCAACATGAACGAAGGTATCGGTAAAGTGATGCGCTTTGGTGCTTACGGTCCAGATGTGCAAGAGCGTTTACATTGGATGCAAAATAGCTTGGCGCCAGTATTAAAAGCAGCGATTGCAACGTTTGAAAACGGTATCGATCTGACGGCAATTATGGGACAAGCAATTACGATGGGTGATGAATTCCACCAACGTAACATCGCCGCATCTGCACTGCTACTGCGCCAGCTTGCACCAGTACTAGGCACTTTAGATTTTGAAGAAGCTGAAATCACCAAAGTGACTAAATTCCTGAGCATTACAGACCAATTCTTCCTGAACTTAGCCATGGCTTACTGTAAAGCCGCGATGGATGCGGGTGCTCAAATCAAGCAAGGTACTATCGTCACTGTAATGACACGTAATGGTAGCAACTTTGGTATCAAAATCAGCGGAATGGGTGACCAATGGTTTACCGCTCCAGTAAATACACCACAAGGTCTGTTCTTCTCAGGCTTTAGTCAAGCAGATGCGAACCCAGATATCGGTGATAGTGCAATCACTGAAACCTTCGGTATTGGTGGCGCGGCAATGGTTGCCGCTCCTGGTGTAACACGCTTTGTGGGGGCATCAGGTGGTATGGATGCGGCGCGTGAAGTGACTGAAGAAATGGCTGAGATCTATCTTGCACGCAACATGATGTTGCAAATTCCAACTTGGGATTTCCAAGGTGCATGTTTAGGTTTAGATGCTCGTCGCGTTGTTGAAACAGGGATCACGCCACTGATTAACACAGGTATTGCACATAAAGAGCCGGGTGTTGGTCAGATTGGTGCTGGTACTGTACGCGCACCTTTAGGTTGCTTTGAAAAAGCAATTGTTGCACTTGCTGAAGAGCTAGGCATCGACGCTTAA
- a CDS encoding pirin family protein, which translates to MKKIIGIYKAPRQHWVGDGFHVRSLFSYGNHGKYLNPFLLLDRAGPTDFPASQGHNRGVGEHPHRGFETVTIVYKGEVAHHDSTGEGGVIGPGDVQWMTAASGILHQEYHSDAFTKEGGVLDMVQLWVNLPSEAKSAPAGYQLLKESAIPVLPLADNAGQLRVIAGNYHDTDGAAKTFSPVDVWDLQLKSTKSVTLPTKKDRYVGLVVLHGSVYLDNQTQLQTGDLVILDNEGGTVNLEAIEDDAIVLYLSGEPINEPVVGYGPFVMNSEAQIRQAIDDFNQGKFGRIPNE; encoded by the coding sequence ATGAAAAAGATCATAGGTATTTATAAAGCACCTCGTCAACATTGGGTTGGTGATGGTTTTCATGTTCGCTCACTCTTTAGTTATGGTAATCATGGTAAATATTTAAACCCATTTTTACTTTTAGATAGAGCTGGCCCTACTGATTTTCCTGCATCTCAAGGACATAATCGTGGTGTCGGTGAACACCCTCACCGCGGATTTGAAACGGTCACCATTGTTTATAAAGGTGAAGTTGCACACCATGATTCCACTGGAGAAGGTGGCGTAATCGGCCCAGGTGATGTGCAGTGGATGACCGCTGCTTCAGGTATTTTACATCAAGAATATCATTCTGATGCATTTACTAAAGAAGGCGGAGTGTTAGATATGGTGCAGTTGTGGGTTAATCTTCCATCGGAAGCTAAATCAGCACCTGCTGGCTATCAGTTATTAAAAGAAAGCGCGATCCCTGTACTTCCTTTGGCAGATAACGCGGGTCAATTGCGCGTTATTGCTGGGAATTACCATGACACAGATGGCGCAGCAAAAACCTTTTCACCTGTAGATGTGTGGGATCTCCAATTAAAAAGCACAAAATCAGTGACGCTGCCGACCAAGAAAGATCGCTATGTTGGCTTAGTCGTTTTACACGGTAGTGTTTATCTTGATAATCAGACCCAATTACAAACAGGTGATTTAGTTATTTTAGATAATGAAGGTGGTACTGTTAATCTTGAAGCGATTGAAGATGATGCTATCGTCTTATATCTCAGTGGTGAACCTATTAATGAGCCTGTTGTAGGTTATGGTCCTTTTGTGATGAATAGCGAAGCACAAATCAGACAGGCCATTGATGATTTTAACCAAGGTAAATTTGGTCGTATTCCTAATGAGTAA